The Alnus glutinosa chromosome 8, dhAlnGlut1.1, whole genome shotgun sequence DNA segment agaaaagaaaagaagccctCCTTTATTCCACCAATCAATACGTATCACATATATATTGTTTCATCAAATTGGCAACTTTTATGAACAAGTTTTTCCTGATGTACATGTATTTTCACTATCATCATAACTTGCCCTTAGTAGATCTTCTCACCTTAAAACCTGTGTATCATAAGCATAAATAGCAACTAATGAATAATATTGTCTACATACTTTGTGCACCATATGTCGTAGAATGTTAATTTTGAGTGTTCGAGCTTAACTTACTCATAATATTCAATCTTAATTCTTCCAGCAGTGGGATGGGCAATTATAGAGAAAGTATCTTCGGAAAGATTGATGGTTCCGCGACATCCTGGTGGACAATAATCGACAATTTTAATCGTAACGAAGTCTACCTTACAAGGTTGTGGTGCTAGGTTTGTGGCACCAATACACTTTACAAGGTAATACTTCCCACATGCTCTCCCATTCTCCCATATTTCATCACTTGCTCCGGCTATAAAATGACCATCATCTTTATATCCGTTACACGCAGAGGCTGACAAAAGTTATTGAAAATTAATCTTCGGTGGTTTAATTCTCAAATTAGGACCTAGATTTATTTAACTAGTAGCTAATACCATCCTTTAGGTTATACTTGAGATCTAAACTTGAGTTTATGTAGACAAATCAAACCCACGAGAGGTACAAGTTATGTTATTagtgattttaaattttacaGGCAAATCcctataaacaaaaaataaatttaacaacAAAAGAACAACTACATTATGAAACACGAGCATATATTGTGTTTCCACCTTGCAAATCAAGCAAGTAATTCAACATATACAGTAGCATAAGGTAAAATACATGTATTAAATTAAACATACACATAAGAAATATGTTCCAACGTGTGTGTTTAAGATTTCTAGGCTTTGTCCCATTTATGTGTA contains these protein-coding regions:
- the LOC133875665 gene encoding EG45-like domain containing protein yields the protein MGPNFQVLIIVGTIICFSFISYARPGEWKNGTATFYKRPYVPSACNGYKDDGHFIAGASDEIWENGRACGKYYLVKCIGATNLAPQPCKVDFVTIKIVDYCPPGCRGTINLSEDTFSIIAHPTAGRIKIEYYEF